The following proteins are encoded in a genomic region of Spirosoma sp. SC4-14:
- the tsaE gene encoding tRNA (adenosine(37)-N6)-threonylcarbamoyltransferase complex ATPase subunit type 1 TsaE, whose translation MTVHFHRLDELDTVARQLLAEGRKHSVWLFEGEMGAGKTTLIKALCRALGVVSMVQSPTFSIVNEYSTHEGHSIYHFDCYRLRNEAEALDIGIEEYFDSGDYCFIEWPERIESLWPATYYQIHLSADHVGRRTVKTLSVD comes from the coding sequence ATGACTGTACATTTTCATCGACTCGACGAACTCGACACAGTAGCCCGTCAATTGCTGGCCGAAGGGCGAAAGCATTCGGTATGGCTGTTTGAAGGCGAAATGGGAGCTGGTAAAACCACGCTCATTAAAGCACTTTGCCGGGCATTAGGAGTCGTAAGTATGGTACAAAGTCCAACATTTTCGATTGTTAACGAGTATAGTACGCACGAAGGCCATTCCATTTATCACTTCGACTGCTACCGTCTCCGCAACGAAGCCGAAGCACTGGACATTGGCATTGAAGAGTATTTTGATTCAGGCGATTATTGTTTTATTGAGTGGCCGGAACGTATAGAATCGCTATGGCCTGCCACATATTACCAAATTCATCTTTCGGCCGACCATGTTGGTCGCCGAACGGTGAAAACCTTATCAGTTGACTAG
- a CDS encoding alanine dehydrogenase has translation MTGFEELAKQTALYPKEAPLAVKTSRNGLLIGLPKEVSLQENRIALTPEAVAILIRNGHNVIVEKGAGEKAKFTDTEYSEAGAQIAQSPQEVYEANLILKVEPLVESEFDYVKSGSTVISALNLPAHDRSYFEKINSKNLTAFGYEYIEDQAGNMLIIRSMSEIAGSTVMLIAGEYLSNADNGRGIILGGITGVPPTKVVMLGAGTVTEYAVRTSLGMGADVKVFDKHLYKLQRLKYSVGQHVYTSIIDSDTLTEAIQRADVVIGAMRAEDGLSPVVVTEEMIGRMKPDSVIIDVSIDQGGNFETSRMTTHKHPTFKHMGVIHYCVPNIAARVAHTASMALSNIFLPFLLETGTTGGIEQMMYANRWFMKGVYAHKGTLTNAYIARKFNMRFKDLDLLLAARF, from the coding sequence GTGACTGGATTTGAGGAATTGGCCAAGCAAACGGCCTTATATCCAAAAGAAGCTCCACTGGCCGTTAAGACCAGCCGGAATGGTTTACTCATCGGTTTACCGAAAGAAGTATCGCTTCAGGAGAACCGTATTGCACTCACCCCCGAAGCGGTAGCCATTCTGATCCGAAATGGCCATAATGTTATTGTTGAGAAAGGGGCTGGCGAAAAAGCCAAATTTACGGATACCGAATATAGTGAAGCCGGAGCCCAGATTGCTCAATCGCCCCAGGAGGTCTACGAGGCTAATCTGATTCTCAAAGTTGAGCCTCTGGTCGAATCAGAATTCGACTATGTCAAGTCGGGTAGCACGGTTATTTCGGCCTTGAATCTACCCGCTCATGACCGCTCCTACTTTGAGAAAATCAACAGCAAAAACCTCACTGCCTTTGGCTACGAGTATATCGAAGACCAGGCTGGCAACATGCTCATCATTCGTTCCATGAGTGAAATTGCCGGTAGCACTGTGATGCTTATTGCAGGCGAATACCTCAGCAATGCCGACAATGGCCGAGGTATTATTCTGGGAGGCATAACGGGTGTTCCGCCAACGAAGGTTGTGATGCTGGGAGCCGGAACCGTTACTGAATATGCGGTACGCACATCGCTGGGCATGGGGGCCGATGTGAAAGTATTCGACAAGCATTTATACAAACTCCAACGGCTCAAATACTCGGTTGGTCAGCATGTTTACACCTCCATTATCGACTCTGACACCTTAACGGAAGCCATTCAGCGGGCCGATGTAGTGATTGGTGCCATGCGGGCCGAAGATGGATTAAGCCCCGTTGTTGTAACGGAAGAAATGATTGGTCGAATGAAACCCGATTCGGTTATCATCGACGTGTCCATTGACCAGGGCGGCAACTTCGAAACTTCGCGTATGACTACGCATAAACACCCAACGTTCAAACATATGGGTGTTATTCACTATTGCGTACCCAATATTGCAGCACGAGTTGCGCATACGGCCAGTATGGCATTGAGCAACATCTTCCTGCCATTTCTGCTCGAAACCGGCACTACTGGTGGTATTGAGCAAATGATGTATGCGAACCGTTGGTTTATGAAAGGTGTTTATGCTCATAAAGGAACATTAACGAATGCCTATATAGCCCGGAAGTTCAACATGCGATTTAAGGATTTGGATCTTCTGCTGGCAGCACGTTTTTAA
- the gyrB gene encoding DNA topoisomerase (ATP-hydrolyzing) subunit B, giving the protein MTNELIDAETPVETALGNYGADNIQVLEGLEAVRKRPAMYIGDVGIRGLHHLIWEVVDNSIDEALAGYCDKITVTINPDNSITVQDNGRGIPTGINTKMGKSALEIAMTILHAGGKFDKDTYKVSGGLHGVGVSCVNALSTDVRVEVHREGKIFEQEYKIGIPQYDVRVIGEASDTGTITHFKPDGSIFTETVYKYDTVAGRLRELAYLNKGIHIFLKDLRELDEDGQPLRQDDFFSEGGLVEFVQYLDETRPSLDGMKPIYMESDKGSTPVQVALVYNYEAGENVLSYVNNINTHEGGTHVQGFRSALTRVLKNYADKNPGVLPKNAGKVTFSGEDFRKGLTAVISVKVAEPQFEGQTKTKLGNQDVVSAVSQAMADMLETWLEENPKTAGGIVKKVLVSAQARIAADLAYKRIMTERKDFMGGMGLPGKLADCSDTDPEKCELYLVEGDSAGGTAKQGRNRAFQAILPLRGKILNVEKAMEHKIYENEEIKNIWTALGVRLEKKDDETIMNLDKLRYHKIIIMTDADVDGSHIRTLILTLFYRNMKALIDNGYIYIAQPPLYLVKKGKEERYCWTEAQREAAVKELAGGGREENVGVQRYKGLGEMNAEQLWSTTMNPETRSLKVVTVESAADADHVFSTLMGDEVAPRRDFIERNAKYARVDV; this is encoded by the coding sequence ATGACCAACGAACTGATTGACGCAGAAACTCCAGTTGAAACCGCGTTAGGTAATTATGGTGCCGATAACATTCAGGTCCTCGAAGGCCTGGAAGCCGTCCGTAAACGCCCAGCCATGTATATTGGCGATGTTGGTATTCGCGGCCTGCACCACCTCATCTGGGAAGTCGTCGATAACTCGATTGACGAAGCGCTGGCGGGCTACTGCGATAAAATTACCGTAACAATTAATCCCGACAACTCCATTACCGTGCAGGATAATGGGCGGGGTATTCCAACTGGCATCAACACAAAAATGGGCAAATCAGCCCTGGAGATTGCCATGACAATCCTGCATGCCGGTGGTAAATTCGATAAAGATACCTATAAAGTTTCTGGTGGTTTGCATGGCGTTGGTGTCTCCTGCGTGAATGCACTCTCAACCGATGTCCGCGTGGAAGTCCATCGCGAAGGCAAAATCTTCGAGCAGGAATACAAAATTGGTATTCCCCAGTATGACGTTCGTGTGATTGGCGAAGCCTCCGATACTGGCACAATAACGCACTTCAAACCCGACGGCAGCATCTTCACCGAAACGGTTTATAAATACGACACCGTAGCCGGACGTTTACGTGAACTAGCTTACCTGAACAAAGGCATTCATATCTTCCTGAAAGACCTGCGCGAACTGGATGAGGATGGTCAACCACTCCGTCAGGACGATTTTTTCTCAGAAGGTGGCCTGGTCGAATTCGTTCAGTATCTTGACGAAACCCGCCCTTCGCTGGATGGCATGAAGCCTATCTATATGGAGAGCGACAAAGGCTCTACACCCGTTCAGGTTGCATTGGTCTACAATTACGAAGCCGGCGAAAACGTCCTCTCCTACGTTAACAACATCAACACGCATGAGGGTGGCACACACGTTCAGGGCTTTCGCTCGGCACTAACACGCGTTCTGAAGAACTATGCCGATAAAAATCCCGGCGTATTGCCAAAGAATGCGGGTAAAGTAACGTTTAGTGGCGAAGATTTCCGGAAAGGCCTAACAGCCGTTATTTCCGTAAAAGTAGCGGAACCTCAGTTTGAAGGTCAGACAAAAACGAAGCTCGGTAACCAGGACGTTGTAAGCGCCGTTAGTCAGGCTATGGCCGATATGCTCGAAACCTGGCTGGAAGAGAATCCCAAAACCGCTGGAGGTATTGTTAAAAAAGTGCTTGTTTCGGCTCAGGCGCGTATTGCGGCCGACCTTGCCTACAAGCGCATCATGACCGAGCGGAAAGACTTTATGGGCGGTATGGGCCTGCCGGGCAAACTGGCCGACTGCTCCGATACCGACCCGGAAAAGTGCGAGCTTTATCTGGTAGAGGGTGACTCGGCCGGTGGTACCGCCAAACAGGGTCGCAACCGGGCATTCCAGGCCATTTTACCCTTACGTGGTAAAATTCTCAACGTAGAGAAAGCCATGGAGCACAAAATTTATGAAAACGAAGAAATAAAAAATATCTGGACGGCCCTCGGCGTTCGGCTTGAAAAGAAAGATGACGAAACGATAATGAACCTCGATAAGCTTCGTTATCATAAAATCATTATCATGACCGATGCCGATGTCGACGGTAGCCACATTCGGACGCTGATTCTGACGCTGTTCTACCGCAATATGAAAGCGCTGATCGATAATGGCTATATTTATATCGCTCAGCCACCGCTTTATCTCGTTAAAAAAGGCAAAGAAGAGCGGTATTGCTGGACCGAAGCCCAGCGTGAAGCTGCCGTTAAAGAACTAGCCGGTGGTGGCCGGGAAGAAAATGTAGGCGTTCAGCGTTATAAAGGCCTCGGCGAGATGAACGCTGAGCAGCTCTGGAGCACAACCATGAACCCCGAAACCCGAAGCCTGAAAGTGGTAACGGTTGAGTCGGCAGCCGATGCAGATCACGTGTTCTCGACCCTGATGGGCGATGAAGTTGCCCCCCGACGTGACTTCATCGAACGAAATGCAAAATATGCCCGAGTGGATGTTTAA
- a CDS encoding HlyD family efflux transporter periplasmic adaptor subunit, producing MQHQLFPVEIVENTLEAYLPRVHRQSQLLYTLVLVSLLGAMLALPFVYVDVSVTSPGLLRTEQEKTEVRPLVAGTVTRITVRENQYIYKGQPLVFLQTHVLDTKLRLNQDQQSEKLIFLHDLDRLVKLDSAHLFSLTDLSSSLYMQQYSQFRYSLTEMLDHQNKVRKELDADRKLYHDKVIAMREFDEKAYAYRRLQTEYSTFIEKQLSQWQLDRNRYRAELTELQAHERQLEEEKRPYTLHAPISGHIQQWSGKYVGSYIQAGENLGIISPDSALLVECHVSSKDIGLLRINMPVQFQIDAFNYNEWGLVSGKLVDIANDFVVVDNNPIYKVKCRLDNEIIRLKNGAQGHLKKGMTLKARFIITRRSLFQLLYDKTDDWLNPKNTIV from the coding sequence ATGCAACATCAACTCTTTCCGGTCGAAATAGTCGAGAATACACTGGAAGCATATTTGCCGCGTGTTCATCGGCAAAGTCAATTGCTCTATACGCTGGTTTTAGTGAGTCTTTTAGGGGCTATGTTAGCACTACCCTTTGTTTATGTAGATGTTTCGGTTACAAGTCCGGGATTACTTCGAACTGAGCAGGAGAAGACAGAAGTCAGGCCTTTAGTAGCTGGAACGGTTACTAGGATCACAGTTCGTGAAAATCAATATATTTATAAGGGCCAGCCTTTAGTATTTTTACAAACCCATGTACTGGATACAAAATTACGTTTGAATCAGGATCAACAGTCGGAGAAATTGATATTTCTGCATGATTTAGATCGATTGGTAAAGCTGGATTCGGCCCATTTATTCTCGTTGACTGATTTATCATCTTCACTGTATATGCAGCAGTACTCTCAATTTAGGTATTCGCTGACTGAGATGCTGGATCATCAGAATAAGGTCAGGAAAGAGCTTGATGCCGACCGTAAACTATATCATGATAAGGTGATTGCGATGCGGGAGTTTGATGAGAAAGCATATGCTTATCGGCGCCTGCAAACCGAGTATAGTACTTTTATTGAAAAGCAACTATCGCAGTGGCAATTAGATCGGAATAGGTACCGTGCTGAATTAACCGAGCTACAAGCACATGAACGGCAATTAGAGGAAGAAAAACGTCCTTATACATTGCATGCACCTATCTCAGGGCATATACAGCAGTGGAGTGGTAAATACGTTGGAAGTTATATTCAGGCAGGTGAAAATCTAGGTATTATTTCTCCTGATTCTGCTTTATTAGTAGAGTGCCATGTCAGTTCTAAAGATATTGGATTATTACGAATAAATATGCCCGTACAATTCCAGATCGATGCATTTAATTATAATGAATGGGGGTTGGTTTCTGGAAAGCTAGTTGATATAGCCAATGATTTTGTTGTAGTTGACAACAACCCTATTTATAAGGTAAAATGCCGGTTGGACAATGAGATTATTCGGCTTAAAAACGGAGCACAGGGCCATTTAAAGAAAGGCATGACTCTAAAAGCCAGATTTATCATCACACGTCGAAGTCTTTTTCAACTTCTTTACGATAAAACCGACGATTGGCTAAATCCGAAAAATACTATTGTTTAA
- a CDS encoding peptidase domain-containing ABC transporter, with product MAHKSTRIRQHDITDCGAACLASIAAHYQLTLPIARIRQYASTDKRGTTVLGLVEAAHKLGFQAKGVKGTVESLQKIPRPAIAHIVVKQRLQHYVVIYDVTATHVQIMDPSDGRIHRKTMDAFSKEWTGVLVLLLPEQTIFRPTDQKISIYRRFWFLLKPHWSIMVQAIFGAVIYTLIGLSTSIYIQKITDYVIPESNQNLLNILGVGMFLLLVLQTIVGTVKSIFALRTGQQIDARLILGYYKHLLTLPQPFFDSMRVGEIISRVNDAVKIRTFINDTALNMLVNVLVVSFAFGLMFTYYWKLALIMLAIIPFYASIYWFVNHLNRRQQRSLMEHSADLEVQLVESLTAVATIKRFGLESFANLKTENRFVSLLKSVYETSLNAIYTGAANEVVSRAFTIILLWVGTYSVIEHEITPGELLSFYALIGYFTGPAGQLITANRSIQEALVAADRLFEIMDLDKEEDPQKVDLLPAFMSDIQFQDVSFRYGSRVQVFEHLTLTIPHGKVTAIVGESGSGKSTLLALLQNMYPLQRGCITIGKLDIRHIRNESLRQRIAVVPQQIDLFAGNVITNIALGDFEPDMPRLMAICEQLGITEFVQKLPGGFGAYIGENGSNLSGGQRQRLAIARALYRQPDILILDEATSSLDSTSEKYVHQAIQELRSQQKTVILIAHRFSTIRQADKIIVLANGQLVEEGTHQEVIQQNGVYQKLWQQQTELI from the coding sequence GTGGCTCATAAATCTACGCGTATCCGTCAACATGATATTACCGACTGTGGAGCCGCCTGTTTGGCTTCCATAGCGGCTCATTATCAGCTAACGTTACCCATTGCCCGCATTCGTCAGTATGCCAGTACCGATAAGCGAGGAACTACCGTATTGGGGCTGGTTGAAGCGGCCCATAAGTTAGGTTTTCAGGCCAAAGGTGTTAAAGGTACTGTCGAAAGTTTACAGAAAATCCCCAGGCCGGCCATTGCCCATATCGTTGTTAAGCAGCGGCTCCAGCATTATGTAGTTATTTATGACGTTACAGCCACTCATGTCCAGATAATGGACCCTTCAGATGGGCGGATTCATCGTAAAACGATGGATGCGTTCAGTAAGGAGTGGACAGGCGTTTTGGTGTTGTTATTGCCTGAGCAAACAATTTTCAGGCCTACTGATCAGAAAATTTCAATATACCGAAGATTCTGGTTTCTGCTTAAGCCGCATTGGAGCATTATGGTTCAGGCTATTTTCGGGGCTGTTATCTATACGCTGATTGGCCTTTCGACGTCCATCTATATTCAGAAAATTACGGATTATGTCATTCCAGAAAGTAATCAGAATCTATTAAACATACTGGGGGTGGGCATGTTCCTGTTGCTAGTCTTACAGACCATTGTCGGTACGGTTAAGTCTATTTTTGCTCTGCGAACAGGCCAGCAAATCGATGCTCGCCTGATTTTAGGGTATTATAAACATTTGCTGACATTACCCCAGCCTTTTTTTGATTCAATGCGTGTGGGCGAAATTATTTCCCGTGTGAACGATGCGGTTAAGATTCGCACTTTTATTAATGACACGGCACTGAATATGCTCGTTAATGTGCTGGTGGTTTCGTTTGCTTTCGGGCTGATGTTTACCTATTACTGGAAGTTAGCGCTGATCATGCTAGCGATCATTCCGTTTTATGCGAGTATCTACTGGTTTGTGAATCATCTGAACCGTCGTCAGCAGCGGTCATTAATGGAGCACAGTGCCGATCTGGAAGTGCAATTGGTAGAGTCACTTACGGCAGTAGCAACCATCAAGCGTTTTGGGCTAGAGTCGTTTGCCAATCTGAAAACAGAAAATCGGTTTGTTAGCCTGCTGAAAAGTGTTTACGAAACGAGTCTCAATGCCATTTATACGGGAGCAGCTAATGAAGTAGTGTCACGAGCATTTACGATTATTCTGCTTTGGGTTGGTACTTATAGTGTAATTGAGCATGAAATTACGCCTGGTGAATTATTGTCGTTTTATGCGCTTATTGGCTATTTTACCGGGCCAGCAGGTCAGTTAATAACAGCTAATCGAAGTATTCAGGAAGCGCTGGTAGCAGCAGATCGGCTGTTTGAAATTATGGATCTGGATAAAGAAGAAGATCCTCAGAAGGTAGATTTATTGCCAGCCTTTATGAGCGATATTCAGTTTCAGGATGTTAGCTTTCGGTATGGTTCCCGTGTACAGGTATTTGAGCATTTAACCCTCACTATTCCTCATGGTAAGGTAACGGCGATAGTGGGCGAGAGTGGTTCGGGCAAATCAACACTACTTGCCCTGCTTCAGAATATGTATCCGCTTCAGAGAGGCTGTATCACCATTGGTAAACTTGATATCCGGCACATTCGAAATGAAAGCCTACGCCAACGCATCGCGGTGGTTCCTCAACAGATTGACCTGTTTGCGGGAAATGTGATTACGAACATTGCTCTAGGCGATTTTGAGCCCGATATGCCACGTTTGATGGCTATCTGTGAACAATTGGGTATTACCGAATTTGTCCAGAAACTCCCCGGTGGGTTTGGGGCATATATTGGTGAAAACGGCAGCAATCTGTCAGGAGGACAACGTCAACGTTTGGCCATTGCTCGTGCCTTATACCGCCAGCCTGATATTTTAATTCTAGATGAGGCCACCTCTTCGCTTGACTCTACTTCTGAAAAATATGTGCATCAGGCTATTCAGGAGTTACGTAGCCAGCAAAAGACAGTTATACTAATCGCTCATAGATTTAGCACGATTCGACAGGCCGATAAAATTATCGTGCTTGCAAATGGGCAGTTAGTAGAAGAAGGAACCCATCAGGAAGTGATACAGCAAAATGGTGTGTATCAAAAGCTGTGGCAACAACAAACTGAACTTATTTAA
- a CDS encoding helix-turn-helix transcriptional regulator, whose amino-acid sequence MDTLIHTIRTIRHRLHYSQEAMAYELGISQTAYSYLEKNEDILTIGRLVKIATIFNLPIVELIKPSSEIHKMYALPNPVQSDFSIIPITIGGRIRFLREKQGLRQQELAYRMGISQKTYSMIESADDSSQKIGRLKQVATSLSFSDWTVFLLPELYNLLLPENESGALTHKTIVFRQ is encoded by the coding sequence ATGGACACCTTGATACACACAATCCGTACAATACGTCATCGGTTACATTATTCTCAGGAAGCAATGGCCTATGAACTGGGCATTAGTCAAACAGCCTATAGTTATCTTGAGAAAAATGAAGACATTTTAACAATTGGCCGACTCGTTAAAATTGCCACTATCTTTAACCTGCCCATCGTAGAATTAATAAAGCCATCATCAGAGATCCATAAAATGTATGCATTGCCTAACCCTGTTCAGAGCGATTTTTCGATTATACCTATTACTATCGGTGGTCGAATCCGCTTTTTGCGCGAAAAACAAGGGTTACGGCAACAGGAGTTGGCTTATCGAATGGGAATTAGCCAGAAAACGTACAGTATGATAGAGTCGGCGGACGACAGTAGCCAGAAAATTGGTAGATTGAAACAAGTAGCAACCTCTTTGTCCTTTTCCGATTGGACTGTCTTTCTACTACCAGAACTATATAATCTTCTGCTGCCAGAAAACGAATCGGGAGCGTTAACTCATAAAACAATAGTGTTCAGACAGTGA